The DNA region GATGACGTCGGCGGTTGCCAACAGCACATCACGGGCGGCCTCACCGGCGGCACGCATGCCATCGAGAGCTTTTCCTTTGCGGAGTGGGATCGTCATTTTTCTTGGGTGTCAGGTTTGAGTAGGTCGAGAATGCTGCGTGATACATCGTCTGGCAAGCGAGACCCGTCAACCCGACGCAATTTCCCAATCTCGGCATAGTGGTCGATCACCGGCACCGTCATATCGAGGTACTCTTGGAAACGCCCGCGGAACACATTCACGTCGTCATCCGTGCGGCGAACCAATTCCCCACCGCAGTCCGGACAGGCATCGTTCATCGAGTTCACCCGGCCGCCAAGACGCAATGGCTGGCCGCAACCACCGCACAACACACGGCGTGCCACGCGTGCTTCCAGATCGGCCTGCATCACATCGAGCACAATCACCGCATCAAGCTCCTGCCCGCGTTCGCGCATCCACTGGTCGAGCAACTCGGCCTGGTGCAGTGTGCGCGGGAAGCCATCGAGGACAAACCCGCCGCCGCCGTGCTCACCGACTTCATCGTCGACCACTTCCATCGCGACCTCGTCAGGCACCAGGCGCGCCTGGCTCATGTACTCGCGGCAACGCTCACCGAGCTCGGTCCCGCGCGCCATGTGGTCACGGATCGCCGATCCCGTCGACAGATGGAACAAGCCCAACTCATCAGCCAATACCTTCGCCTGACTTCCCTTACCCGACGCTGGAGGCCCAACCAGGACCACTCGCAACACCGACGATTCATCTTTTGCGCTTTCGCTATTCACCCCGCAAAACTCGCATAGAACGAGTCCATCGCAAGTGGCTTGGAGTTCCATCCAGTGGACGGAGCACTCTCCGAGCCTCCATTAACAAGCCGCGCCACACCGCATTCAGACGCCGTACCGAACCCGCGCTACTCCATCTCGAGCCCCGCCGCCTTCCACGCATCCATGCCACCGGCCACGTTGATGAGAT from Sulfuriroseicoccus oceanibius includes:
- a CDS encoding adenylate kinase, translated to MELQATCDGLVLCEFCGVNSESAKDESSVLRVVLVGPPASGKGSQAKVLADELGLFHLSTGSAIRDHMARGTELGERCREYMSQARLVPDEVAMEVVDDEVGEHGGGGFVLDGFPRTLHQAELLDQWMRERGQELDAVIVLDVMQADLEARVARRVLCGGCGQPLRLGGRVNSMNDACPDCGGELVRRTDDDVNVFRGRFQEYLDMTVPVIDHYAEIGKLRRVDGSRLPDDVSRSILDLLKPDTQEK